A genome region from Hevea brasiliensis isolate MT/VB/25A 57/8 chromosome 9, ASM3005281v1, whole genome shotgun sequence includes the following:
- the LOC110670797 gene encoding uncharacterized protein LOC110670797: protein MDKFVSNPWNPSKSPSSHEIEMVDLSQESPANNIANEQEIIKRLSCGANQLEALAIIPSKKSIFEEWTNTFVMVPFTIITNLFTALWAVNGNGQFAVSRSTCHIFFFFLVMINFYASIVGILLWRVYPKVARGIHLIAFVCALLSLTLLFSALLPCELKGVPWIFMAIVLLIVVGLLVYELSLLSKKSS from the exons ATGGACAAG TTCGTGAGCAATCCATGGAACCCATCAAAGAGTCCTAGCAGCCATGAGATTGAGATGGTGGACTTGAGCCAAGAATCTCCGGCCAATAATATCGCGAATGAACAGGAAATCATCAAGAGACTAAGTTGTGGAGCAAACCAGCTGGAAGCATTAGCAATAATCCCCAGCAAGAAGAGCATATTCGAAGAATGGACGAACACATTTGTGATGGTTCCATTCACCATCATCACCAATCTCTTTACGGCCTTGTGGGCTGTCAACGGCAATGGACAATTTGCTGTTAGCCGTTCCACTTGCCacatctttttcttcttcctggTGATGATAAATTTTTATGCATCAATAGTTGGAATTCTTCTGTGGCGGGTCTATCCCAAGGTGGCTCGAGGGATTCACCTGATAGCCTTTGTATGTGCCCTCCTGTCACTGACACTGCTGTTTTCtgcacttcttccttgtgaactCAAGGGGGTGCCCTGGATTTTCATGGCAATTGTGCTTCTCATAGTTGTTGGACTCCTTGTCTATGAGCTCTCTTTACTCTCCAAGAAATCGTCCTGA